One genomic segment of Brassica napus cultivar Da-Ae chromosome A3, Da-Ae, whole genome shotgun sequence includes these proteins:
- the LOC106439537 gene encoding ras-related protein RABG3f: MPSRRRTLLKVIILGDSGVGKTSLMNQYVNKKFSNQYKATIGADFLTKEVQFEDRLFTLQIWDTAGQERFQSLGVAFYRGADCCVLVYDVNSMKSFENLNTWREEFLIQASPSDPENFPFVLIGNKVDVDGGNSRVVSEKKAKAWCASKGNIPYFETSAKEGTNVEEAFQCIAKNALKTGEEEELYLPDTIDVGTSNQPRSSGCEC; encoded by the exons GGTGGGGAAAACCTCTTTGATGAACCA ATATGTTAATAAAAAGTTCAGCAACCAGTACAAGGCCACCATTGGAGCTGACTTCTTGACTAAGGAAGTCCAGTTTGAAGATCGTCTTTTCACTTTACAG ATATGGGATACAGCTGGACAGGAAAGGTTCCAGAGCCTTGGTGTAGCTTTCTACCGAGGTGCTGATTGCTGTGTGCTTGTATATGATGTCAACTCCATGAAATCATTTGAAAACCTCAACACCTGGCGAGAAGAGTTTCTCATCCAG GCTAGTCCATCGGATCCCGAGAATTTTCCCTTTGTTCTTATCGGAAACAAGGTCGACGTGGACGGTGGAAACAGCAGAGTG GTTTCAGAGAAGAAGGCTAAAGCTTGGTGTGCTTCAAAGGGAAACATTCCCTACTTTGAGACCTCTGCTAAGGAAGGCACCAATGTGGAAGAAGCTTTCCAGTGCATTGCCAAGAATGCTCTGAAGACCGGAGAAGAGGAAGAGCT GTACTTGCCAGACACAATCGACGTTGGGACAAGCAATCAACCGAGATCTTCAGGGTGTGAATGCTAA
- the LOC106439536 gene encoding polyol transporter 5 — protein sequence MTGFTPENQAVPSPAPATKHVPELGPQAKPKRNKYAFACAILASMTSILLGYDIGVMSGAMIYIKRDLKISDLQIGILAGILNIYSLLGSCAAGRTSDWIGRRYTIVLAGAIFFAGALLMGFAPNYAFLMFGRFVAGIGVGYALMIAPVYTAEVSPASSRGFLTSFPEVFINAGIMLGYVSNLAFSKFPLKLGWRFMLGIGAIPSVVLAIGVLAMPESPRWLVMQGRLGEAKRVLDKTSDSPAEASLRLEDIKEAAGIPADCHDDVVQVSRRNSHGEGVWKELLLRPTPAVRRVMIAAIGIHFFQQASGIDAVVLFSPRIFKTAGLETDHEQLLATVAVGIVKTSFILVATFLLDRVGRRPLLLTSVGGMVLSLAVLGTSLTVIDQSDKKVMWAVVLSIATVMTYVATFSIGAGPITWVYSSEIFPLRLRSQGSSMGVVVNRVTSGVISMTFLPMSKGMTTGGAFYLFGGIATVAWVFFYTFLPETQGRMLEDMDELFSGFRWRDSKSNNKNSSSNPEVEIGLNKQ from the exons ATGACAGGTTTCACGCCGGAAAACCAAGCAGTCCCTTCGCCAGCACCGGCAACAAAACATGTACCGGAGTTAGGTCCGCAGGCTAAACCAAAGAGGAACAAGTACGCATTCGCGTGTGCAATCTTAGCTTCCATGACTTCCATCCTCCTTGGTTatg atattGGAGTCATGAGTGGAGCAATGATTTATATCAAGAGAGATTTGAAGATTAGTGATCTTCAAATCGGTATTCTCGCCGGAATCCTTAACATTTATTCACTCCTTGGATCTTGCGCCGCTGGTAGAACATCTGACTGGATTGGTCGGCGTTACACAATCGTGTTGGCCGGAGCTATATTCTTCGCCGGAGCACTCCTCATGGGGTTCGCCCCAAACTACGCTTTTCTCATGTTCGGGAGGTTTGTCGCTGGTATAGGGGTTGGTTACGCCCTCATGATCGCACCTGTCTATACCGCCGAAGTCTCTCCGGCGTCTTCTCGGGGCTTCCTCACCTCTTTCCctgag GTCTTCATCAACGCGGGAATAATGCTCGGCTACGTATCAAACCTCGCCTTCTCAAAGTTCCCTCTCAAGCTCGGCTGGCGATTCATGCTCGGCATCGGCGCCATACCTTCCGTCGTCCTCGCCATCGGCGTCCTCGCCATGCCCGAGTCACCGCGGTGGCTCGTCATGCAAGGCCGCCTCGGCGAAGCCAAACGCGTCCTCGACAAAACCTCCGACTCTCCCGCCGAAGCCTCCCTCCGCCTCGAAGACATCAAAGAAGCCGCCGGGATCCCCGCCGACTGCCACGACGACGTTGTCCAGGTCTCGAGGAGGAACAGCCACGGGGAAGGAGTGTGGAAAGAGCTCCTCCTCCGCCCCACGCCCGCCGTGCGCCGCGTCATGATCGCCGCCATCGGGATCCATTTCTTCCAGCAGGCTTCCGGCATCGACGCGGTGGTTCTCTTCTCGCCGAGGATCTTCAAAACCGCGGGGCTCGAAACGGATCACGAGCAGCTTCTCGCGACCGTAGCGGTAGGAATCGTAAAAACATCGTTCATATTAGTTGCTACTTTCTTACTAGACCGTGTCGGAAGACGACCGTTGCTTCTAACTAGTGTTGGAGGGATGGTGCTGTCTTTAGCGGTTTTAGGGACCTCTCTGACGGTTATAGACCAGTCGGATAAGAAAGTGATGTGGGCCGTGGTGTTGAGCATCGCGACGGTGATGACTTACGTGGCCACGTTTTCTATAGGAGCTGGGCCTATCACGTGGGTTTACAGCTCGGAGATATTCCCGTTGCGGCTGAGGTCGCAGGGGTCAAGTATGGGTGTGGTGGTGAACAGGGTGACGAGCGGTGTGATCTCGATGACGTTTTTGCCGATGTCGAAAGGGATGACCACCGGAGGAGCGTTTTATTTGTTCGGTGGGATTGCGACGGTGGCTTGGGTGTTTTTCTATACTTTCTTGCCGGAGACGCAAGGGAGGATGCTTGAGGATATGGATGAGCTTTTTAGTGGGTTTAGGTGGAGAGACTCCAAGAGTAACAACAAGAACTCCAGTTCGAATCCTGAGGTTGAGATTGGATTAAACAAGCAGTGA
- the LOC106424183 gene encoding uncharacterized protein LOC106424183 gives MEGKVPISTSDTMYQRFEEGKIYHIRYFNLLPNNQRYRLTDQPYIINIKETTTITLIQENIAPIPSYIFRPQRYTQLISLASETNFLPDVVGRICLIQGSDLYNHYTDSKIIIGLRLDRSKLVRLTLWDKEASNFRELNRISTRKKQVVIITSIIPRIHEEKLSLTATPGTRFYFNNEIDIIQRFQKRNKLLS, from the exons ATGGAGGGGAAGGTACCTATTTCTACGTCTGACACAATGTACCAACGCTTCGAAGAAGGAAAAATTTatcacattagatattttaatctcCTCCCCAATAACCAACGTTACAGGCTTACCGATCAACCATACATAATCAATATCAAAGAAACAACAACTATTACACTGATTCAAGAAAACATTGCACCGATTCCTTCATACATATTCCGGCCACAACGCTACACCCAGTTGATCAGCTTAGCAAGTGAAACCAACTTCCtaccag ATGTTGTTGGCCGCATTTGCCTCATCCAAGGAAGTGATTTATATAACCACTACACAGATTCAAAAATCATCATTGGATTACGTTTAGACAG ATCGAAATTGGTACGTCTAACTTTATGGGACAAGGAGGCATCTAATTTCAGAGAGTTAAATCGCATATCAACAAGGAAAAAACAAGTCGTAATCATCACAAGTATCATTCCACGGATACATGAag AAAAACTATCACTCACAGCAACACCTGGAACGCGCTTCTACTTTAACAACGAAATTGATATCATTCAACGCTTccaaaagaggaataaactgCTATCCTAA
- the LOC125607013 gene encoding uncharacterized protein LOC125607013, producing the protein MYQRFEEGKIYHIRYFNLLPNNQRYRLTDQPYIINIKETTTITLIQENIAPIPSYIFRPQRYTQLISLASETNFLPDVVGRICLIQGSDLYNHYTDSKIIIGLRLDRSKLVRLTLWDKEASNFRELNRISTRKKQVVIITSIIPRIHEEKLSLTATPGTRFYFNNEIDIIQRFQKRNKLLS; encoded by the exons ATGTACCAACGCTTCGAAGAAGGGAAAATTTatcacattagatattttaatctcCTCCCCAATAACCAACGTTACAGGCTTACCGATCAACCATACATAATCAATATCAAAGAAACAACAACTATTACACTGATTCAAGAAAACATTGCACCGATTCCTTCATACATATTCCGGCCACAACGCTACACCCAGTTGATCAGCTTAGCAAGTGAAACCAACTTCCtaccag ATGTTGTTGGCCGCATTTGCCTCATCCAAGGAAGTGATTTATATAACCACTACACAGATTCAAAAATCATCATTGGATTACGTTTAGACAG ATCGAAATTGGTACGTCTAACTTTATGGGACAAGGAGGCATCTAATTTCAGGGAGTTAAATCGCATATCAACAAGGAAAAAACAAGTCGTAATCATCACAAGTATCATTCCACGGATACATGAag AAAAACTATCACTCACAGCAACACCTGGAACGCGCTTCTACTTTAACAACGAAATTGATATCATTCAACGCTTccaaaagaggaataaactgCTATCTTAA